The following coding sequences lie in one Syngnathus scovelli strain Florida chromosome 1, RoL_Ssco_1.2, whole genome shotgun sequence genomic window:
- the atp1b2a gene encoding sodium/potassium-transporting ATPase subunit beta-2a isoform X2, translating into MSAAKQEDRKGSGDWREFFWNPRTHELLGRTAASWGLILLFYLVFYLFLAGMFTLTMYIMLLTLDDYKPTWQDRLATPGMMIRPKGNQLELTYSLSETKSWEGFVQNLDSFLTPYDDTQQVQMNDNCPPDQYFIQEDSGEVRNNPKRSCQFNRSMLEECSGFPDRFYGYSQGQPCVLIKLNRVIGMYPGKDGQSPFVTCASKREDSDKMGPLAYYPPNGTFNLMYYPYYGKKAQVNYTQPLVAVKFLNASLNTDIDVECKITSNTLTPGSERDKFAGRVSFKLRIDNK; encoded by the exons atgtCCGCCGCCAAGCAGGAGGACCGCAAGGGTTCGGGCGATTGGCGGGAGTTCTTCTGGAACCCGCGCACGCACGAGCTGCTGGGTCGAACCGCGGCCAGCTGGG GTCTGATTCTGCTTTTCTACCTGGTCTTCTACCTGTTCTTGGCTGGGATGTTCACGCTCACCATGTACATCATGCTGCTGACGCTGGACGACTACAAACCCACATGGCAGGACCGCCTAGCCACCCCAG GGATGATGATTCGTCCGAAGGGCAATCAACTGGAGCTCACCTACTCCCTGTCTGAGACGAAAAGCTGGGAAGGCTTCGTGCAGAATCTTGACTCGTTTTTGACCC CGTACGACGACACCCAGCAGGTTCAAATGAATGACAACTGCCCCCCAGACCAATACTTCATCCAGGAGGACAGTGGAGAG GTGAGGAATAATCCCAAGCGCTCCTGTCAGTTCAATAGGTCAATGTTGGAGGAATGCTCAGGGTTTCCCGATCGTTTCTATGGTTACAGCCAAGGGCAACCCTGTGTGCTGATCAAACTCAACCGG GTGATTGGGATGTATCCGGGAAAGGATGGACAGTCTCCTTTTGTCACCTGTGCTTCCAAA AGAGAGGACAGTGATAAGATGGGACCTCTGGCTTATTATCCTCCAAATGGAACCTTCAACCTTATGTATTACCCTTATTATGGCAAGAAAGCTCAG GTGAACTACACTCAGCCACTAGTGGCCGTCAAGTTCCTGAACGCCTCCCTCAACACCGACATCGATGTCGAGTGCAAAATCACCTCCAACACGCTCACCCCCGGCAGCGAGCGGGACAAATTTGCCGGCCGCGTGTCTTTCAAGCTACGAATCGACAACAAGTAG
- the atp1b2a gene encoding sodium/potassium-transporting ATPase subunit beta-2a isoform X1, which translates to MSAAKQEDRKGSGDWREFFWNPRTHELLGRTAASWGLILLFYLVFYLFLAGMFTLTMYIMLLTLDDYKPTWQDRLATPGMMIRPKGNQLELTYSLSETKSWEGFVQNLDSFLTPYDDTQQVQMNDNCPPDQYFIQEDSGEVRNNPKRSCQFNRSMLEECSGFPDRFYGYSQGQPCVLIKLNRVIGMYPGKDGQSPFVTCASKLYKVEEDELREDSDKMGPLAYYPPNGTFNLMYYPYYGKKAQVNYTQPLVAVKFLNASLNTDIDVECKITSNTLTPGSERDKFAGRVSFKLRIDNK; encoded by the exons atgtCCGCCGCCAAGCAGGAGGACCGCAAGGGTTCGGGCGATTGGCGGGAGTTCTTCTGGAACCCGCGCACGCACGAGCTGCTGGGTCGAACCGCGGCCAGCTGGG GTCTGATTCTGCTTTTCTACCTGGTCTTCTACCTGTTCTTGGCTGGGATGTTCACGCTCACCATGTACATCATGCTGCTGACGCTGGACGACTACAAACCCACATGGCAGGACCGCCTAGCCACCCCAG GGATGATGATTCGTCCGAAGGGCAATCAACTGGAGCTCACCTACTCCCTGTCTGAGACGAAAAGCTGGGAAGGCTTCGTGCAGAATCTTGACTCGTTTTTGACCC CGTACGACGACACCCAGCAGGTTCAAATGAATGACAACTGCCCCCCAGACCAATACTTCATCCAGGAGGACAGTGGAGAG GTGAGGAATAATCCCAAGCGCTCCTGTCAGTTCAATAGGTCAATGTTGGAGGAATGCTCAGGGTTTCCCGATCGTTTCTATGGTTACAGCCAAGGGCAACCCTGTGTGCTGATCAAACTCAACCGG GTGATTGGGATGTATCCGGGAAAGGATGGACAGTCTCCTTTTGTCACCTGTGCTTCCAAA TTGTACAAAGTGGAAGAAGACGAGTTG AGAGAGGACAGTGATAAGATGGGACCTCTGGCTTATTATCCTCCAAATGGAACCTTCAACCTTATGTATTACCCTTATTATGGCAAGAAAGCTCAG GTGAACTACACTCAGCCACTAGTGGCCGTCAAGTTCCTGAACGCCTCCCTCAACACCGACATCGATGTCGAGTGCAAAATCACCTCCAACACGCTCACCCCCGGCAGCGAGCGGGACAAATTTGCCGGCCGCGTGTCTTTCAAGCTACGAATCGACAACAAGTAG